The nucleotide sequence GACGGTCCAAAGCGTTGCCATGCCGCCGGCATGGACGCATTCGCCGATGGTATAGCCGTCGATCACCGCGCCTGATTTGACCAGAGGTTTCGGCATCGGCCTCTAGCGCCCCTGCGACAGCCGGTCGGCGAGCCAATGCGGCAGGCCGTTCTCGCGAATGCGGCTCGCAGCCGTCTCGATGTCATAGGGCGCGCGGCAATAGGTGATCTGGCACGACACGGGGTCGAACAGCGCGAAGGATGCGGACGGATCGCCGTCGCGGGGCTGGCCGACCGAGCCGAGCACGGCCAGCCATTGCCGCCCGCGCAGCAACTGCACGGGGACGTCGGTCCTGGGTACGAAGCTCGTCATCTTCGCCGTCACCGACATCGAATAGAGCGCCGGGCGATGGACGTGGCCGCAGAAGGTGACATGAGCAGGCGTCGCGATCAGGCTCTTGGCGGCATCCGCCGTCGAGCGGACATAGTGCCAGCGCTGCGGGCTGGAGGCTTCCGAGTGCACGAACAGGCGATCGGTGTCCTCCACCCGCATCGGCAACTCGGCGAGGAACCGCCGCTGCGCGGCGTCCAGCCGGCCGCGGGTCCATTCGATCGCGATTTGCGCCTCGGCGTTCATGGTCTCGGCGGAGGAATTCACAGCCTGGTCGTGATTGCCGCGCACGGCGACGGCGCCCTCCTCGACCAGGGCCATCGCGGTCTCCACGACCCATTCCGGGTCCGCGCCATAGCCGACGAAATCGCCGAGCAGGACGAACCGCTCCGCGCCCTTCGCGCGGGCAACCTTCAGGCAGGCCTCGAATGCCTGCCGGTTGCCGTGGATATCCGAGAAGACAGCGAGAAGCACGCACCCTCCACCCTCAAATTCTTATCGAAAGCCGATAAGGCCAAATTGAGGGACGTCAAGAAGATGCGCCAGCGCCGGTCCGTTTTCCAGCGTGGCTCTTCCGCAATGGTGAAGGACCTACTGCTCGTCCTTCGGCGGCATCCGGGGCGGTGGGATCGGGGTGAACACGGCGCCCTGCGCGCCGGCCGGTGGTGCGAGGAATTCGCCGGTCGAGGAATCGCCGCCGGTGGTCTCCAGAATGGTCTTCGGCGTCACATATTCCCGGACCATGTCGATCAGGCTGCCATCGCCGCCGCCGAAATCGGCGGCACGGCCGCCTTGCGGATGTCCGAGCGCGATCTCGTTCTCCGCGGCATGGGTCTTGTCGGCCAGCCTGTCATTATAGGGTACCCGAAAGGCCCTCGGGATGCCGCTCGGGCGATTGTCCTCATCGAGCTGCTCGACCCAGAGATAGATCGAGCCGGGATCGCCCTCCAGCGAATGCGGCTCGACGATGCGGGCCTTGAGCAGCTTGAACGAAGCAGGCAGCCTCTCCGCGCTGGCCCACCCGAGCAGCCCGCGCATCTCGGTGAAGCTGACGACATAGAAGGCGCTGGTCACGACCACCGCGACCGCCTTGAACGACCAGTGCAGCCGCGCATAGACCAGCACGATTAGCAACAACGCGCCGATGACGGCGTAGGCGATCGACAGCGTGAGGATGACCGTTTGCAGGCTAGTCACGGCGCACCCTCGCAGTGTTCTTGCTCACACCGGTCCTCGGGTCGAGATCGGCGCCGTTGCGCCAGCTGCTGCGAAACGTCTCCAGCAGCGATTTCGGCCGCTGGTCGACATTGACGACCTTGCCCTCGGCATCGAGCCGGAACCGCACCGCAGTCTTCTCGTCGCCGGTGTGATCGAGCTTGAACTTGTTGTCGAAGACCACCTGCGCCGTCGGATTGAGCTTCTGCACCTTCACATTGGCCTCGACCGGTTCGCCGGTCGTCGCCACGAAATGCGAGACGTTGACGGTGTATTCGCCGGCGACGATGCCGCGCAGGGTGACGATTTCCTCGCGGATCGGCGAGGCGATCTTCTTGCCAGCGACCATGATGAAGTCGTTGGCCCCGCCGCGGTCGTCGCGGTCGAGCGTGAGGAAGCCGGCCTCGCGGTGGCGGTACCAGGCGATGTTGCCGGCGGGATCCTGCACGAACAGGTCGAGATCATCCGGATGATTGTCCGGCCAGTCCAGCGTGATCATGAACTCCGCCTTGGAGTCGATCTTGCCGTCCTTGGCGTCCGGGGAGACCGCGAGCAGAGCGAGGAAGAACAGGAAGGCGATCACCTGGAGCGCCTTGAACAGCATCACGCCCAGCGGATCGAACGGCTCCTCGCGCGGATAGAGACCGAAATCATCCATCATGGCGTGGTTCCAGCGCCTTTGCGCTCCAGCACCGGTGTCACATAGGTCTCGGTCAGCACCACCGCATCCGAGAACACCCGCTGGGTCGCGGCGTCCAGCATGTAGTATTGGATGCGGACCAGGATCGAGCCGACGAGGCCCGCCAGCGTCGTGTACATCGCGACCGCCATGCCGTCGCTCATCAGGCCCATCGAGGAGCGCATCGCGACCTTATCGGCGGCATCCAGCCCCGCGATCGGCGCCAGCATGATGATGAAGCCGATGATGGTGCCGAGCAGGCCGAGCTTCATCAGCGTGTCCGAGACGAAGGCGCCGAACCCGTTGGAGCCGCGCAAGCGGTCGGCGAGCGTCCGCAGCAGCAGCGTCTGGTCGACCGGCCGGTAATCCTGCGCGGCCGCTTTGGTCACCAGGCTTTCGATGTGATCCCGCACCAGCCCGCGTGGCAGCCGGGCCGCGCTGGCATCGAGCGCCTTGCTGCCGTCGGGCGCCGCGAGTGCCGCCCGGCAGCGCCGCGCCGCCGCCCCTTCCCGCGCGATCGCCCGCGTCCGCAGGAAGCAATGGCCGCAGGTGAGGACATAGAGCAGTGCGATCACGCTGGAAATGTAGGTCCGATCCGAGGTCAGCATCAGGTGGATCAGGCCGAAGCGCCACAGCAGCACGACGGCGAAGATCGACAGCCCGGTGAAGATCATCCAGAACAGGAGCGCGCTGCGCTCGGATGGGTCGGTCGCGGTGGCCGCGATCGGTCCAATCGTCATCGAACTCATGCTGCACTGCTCCTGGCTTGCAAGGACTAGCTTGCAACGATTCCTCGCCCATTAGATCAAAGCCGCCGCGCCGGGTCCAAAGAGCCATGCCCAATCCGGCTTGGGAAATTTGCCCGAGCTGCAATCCGGCCCAACCCTTGCAATTGGCAAGCCGCGGCGGCGTTGTTAGGCTGAGCCTATCAAACGTCGGGGATGATCGCATGCGCCTCGTGCTCCAGCTTGTCGCCCGTCTGCTTCTGATCGTCGTGCTGTGCCTTGGCGCGGCGACCGTGTGGGCCACGTTCGATGCCTATCGCAGCGTCGATCGGGCGACTGCGGCCTCGGCGCAGCGGGTCGCCCAGGCGCTCCAGGCGCTGTACTGGCACGAGTTCTTGTTGCGCAGCAGCAGAACGCGGGAGCAACTCTTGCCGGTTCCGGAGTGGCGCACGCTGGAGACGATGAAGCTGATCTCGCCCGGCGTCTGCGTCGAGTTCCAGCCAGCCATCGCATTCGAAAAGCCGCTCTGCGGCCAGAATCAGGGCATCGGCAGGACGCCGCCGCACTGGTTCAGCGCGATCGTACCGATCTTCCTCGGCAGCCACGCCGAGGTGATCAGGCCGGTCAGTCCCCGCGCGGCAGCCGCCGGAACGGTCGTCGCGACGCCGGATGCTGCAGCGGCCATCTCGCTTGCCTGGGAGTATCTCCTCAACGTGGTCGATGTCGCGCTGCTGATGGCGGCGGCGATCTCGCTGCTGGCTTCGCTTGCGATCGCGCATGCGCTGGCGCCGGCCCGCACCATCGTCACCGCGCTCCAGCGCATGGCGCGCGGGCAATATCGCACCAAACTGCCGCGCTTCCGCTCGATGGAGCTGGCGATGATCGGCAACGCCGTGGGCGAGCTCGGCGGCCGGCTCGAGGAAGCGACCGAGCAGCGCGCGGCGCTGACACGGCGCCTGATCGAGATCCGCGATGACGAACGCCGCGCGCTCGCCCGCGAGCTGCACGACGAGTTCGGCCAGAATCTCTCCGCCATCCTCGCCTTCGCCAACACGATTGAGATGGCGAGCGCGAAAGAGGGCAAAGATAACGGCATCGCGCAGGACGCGCGCTTGATCTCGCAGGCCACCCATTATCTGATGGCTTCGCTGCGCGATGCGCTGAAGCGGCTGCGCAATCCCCTGCCCGAGGAGCTCGGGCTGGAGGCGAGCCTCGTCAATCTGGTGGACAGCTGGCGCTCGCAGAGCGCCGCGCAGCCGACCATCCGGCTCGATCTCAAGGGCGACCTCACCGACATCAGCGGCCCGGCCGCCACCACGGCCTATCGTGTGGCCCAGGAATGCCTGACCAACGCACTGCGCCACAGCTCGGCGCGCGAGATTTCCTTGCGCATCGAGCGGCGCGCCGGTGACGACGACGCGCTCCTGATCCGCGTCGAGGACGACGGCGGCGGCGATGCGGAACGCGTCGCGCGCTCGGCCGGCTTCGGCCTCACCGGCATCCGCGAGCGTGTCGCGGCGGCCGGCGGATCCTTGTCGATTCTATCAGCCAATCGCGGCCTCAGCGTCGCCGCTACCATTCCGCTCGCCGCATGAGGCCGCTATGAGCGAGGTTGCGGCATCAGGCATCTCCGTGCTGCTGGTCGAC is from Bradyrhizobium xenonodulans and encodes:
- a CDS encoding metallophosphoesterase family protein, translated to MLLAVFSDIHGNRQAFEACLKVARAKGAERFVLLGDFVGYGADPEWVVETAMALVEEGAVAVRGNHDQAVNSSAETMNAEAQIAIEWTRGRLDAAQRRFLAELPMRVEDTDRLFVHSEASSPQRWHYVRSTADAAKSLIATPAHVTFCGHVHRPALYSMSVTAKMTSFVPRTDVPVQLLRGRQWLAVLGSVGQPRDGDPSASFALFDPVSCQITYCRAPYDIETAASRIRENGLPHWLADRLSQGR
- a CDS encoding sensor histidine kinase — protein: MRLVLQLVARLLLIVVLCLGAATVWATFDAYRSVDRATAASAQRVAQALQALYWHEFLLRSSRTREQLLPVPEWRTLETMKLISPGVCVEFQPAIAFEKPLCGQNQGIGRTPPHWFSAIVPIFLGSHAEVIRPVSPRAAAAGTVVATPDAAAAISLAWEYLLNVVDVALLMAAAISLLASLAIAHALAPARTIVTALQRMARGQYRTKLPRFRSMELAMIGNAVGELGGRLEEATEQRAALTRRLIEIRDDERRALARELHDEFGQNLSAILAFANTIEMASAKEGKDNGIAQDARLISQATHYLMASLRDALKRLRNPLPEELGLEASLVNLVDSWRSQSAAQPTIRLDLKGDLTDISGPAATTAYRVAQECLTNALRHSSAREISLRIERRAGDDDALLIRVEDDGGGDAERVARSAGFGLTGIRERVAAAGGSLSILSANRGLSVAATIPLAA
- a CDS encoding MotA/TolQ/ExbB proton channel family protein, with protein sequence MSSMTIGPIAATATDPSERSALLFWMIFTGLSIFAVVLLWRFGLIHLMLTSDRTYISSVIALLYVLTCGHCFLRTRAIAREGAAARRCRAALAAPDGSKALDASAARLPRGLVRDHIESLVTKAAAQDYRPVDQTLLLRTLADRLRGSNGFGAFVSDTLMKLGLLGTIIGFIIMLAPIAGLDAADKVAMRSSMGLMSDGMAVAMYTTLAGLVGSILVRIQYYMLDAATQRVFSDAVVLTETYVTPVLERKGAGTTP